One Aerococcus urinaeequi DNA segment encodes these proteins:
- a CDS encoding ABC transporter substrate-binding protein/permease → MKKMFSQVKKKNQMGWQLKGFNLMVILAILVSLVVPAKSVSASSWTGPETAAEVEGEDTLLTEIQERGVLRMGTASGYSPYEFTVLQDGKNVVVGIDVFLGQHIADQLGVELEVVDMEFGSLIASLETGGIDMIIAGMGATEERDQSIDFSNAYELSGQSIVIREGEEDEIVDYTSFENGEHTISVSEATLQEGYVRDHFENPDLLIMRKSADAIAALISGQADGVLLDDAVAGANAAENEGLVVIDSKLDGLVEDQGKSIGIPENQPSFQSAINGILEDVNEQGLIETWTEASFDIIAGENAGTGWTIYWPYFWNGIKTTLIIAAVSIFFGMILGIFLALMRLTDNPILKFLAAAYIEFVRGTPLMIQVLFMFLGVGSIFGWSTMTAGLVSVSMNSGAYIAEIIRGGIQSVDKGQAEAARSLGLGYWQTMRKVIFPQSLRSIWPSLGNEFITLIKESSIVSTIGVAELTFQTRAVTSITYQAVVPLFISMIIYFIMTYALSQVLNVYERKMNQKYA, encoded by the coding sequence ATGAAGAAAATGTTTAGTCAGGTGAAGAAGAAAAATCAAATGGGATGGCAGTTGAAGGGTTTTAATTTGATGGTTATCTTGGCCATCTTGGTCAGTCTAGTTGTACCAGCCAAAAGTGTTTCGGCATCTTCCTGGACAGGCCCGGAGACAGCAGCTGAGGTTGAAGGTGAAGATACCTTATTAACAGAGATTCAAGAACGTGGCGTTCTTAGAATGGGGACGGCGTCTGGATATTCACCATACGAGTTTACAGTTTTACAAGACGGGAAAAATGTTGTAGTAGGGATTGACGTTTTCTTAGGCCAACATATTGCAGACCAATTAGGTGTTGAACTTGAAGTCGTGGATATGGAGTTTGGTTCCCTAATCGCTTCACTGGAAACAGGCGGTATCGATATGATTATTGCTGGTATGGGGGCAACTGAAGAGCGTGACCAATCCATTGACTTCTCAAATGCCTATGAATTATCTGGTCAATCAATCGTTATTCGTGAAGGCGAAGAAGATGAAATTGTAGATTATACCTCATTTGAAAATGGGGAGCATACCATTTCAGTTTCAGAAGCAACATTACAAGAAGGTTATGTAAGAGACCACTTTGAAAACCCCGATTTATTGATCATGCGTAAATCTGCAGATGCTATTGCAGCTTTAATTTCAGGTCAGGCTGACGGTGTATTGTTAGATGACGCGGTTGCCGGTGCCAATGCAGCAGAGAATGAAGGTTTAGTTGTTATTGATTCAAAACTAGATGGCTTAGTTGAAGATCAAGGAAAATCAATCGGGATTCCAGAAAACCAACCATCCTTCCAGAGTGCGATCAACGGTATTTTAGAGGATGTGAATGAACAAGGATTAATTGAAACTTGGACAGAAGCTTCATTTGATATTATTGCTGGTGAAAATGCGGGGACAGGTTGGACAATCTACTGGCCTTACTTCTGGAATGGGATTAAAACAACTTTAATTATCGCAGCTGTATCCATTTTCTTCGGGATGATTTTAGGGATATTCTTAGCCCTTATGCGCTTGACGGATAACCCAATCTTAAAATTCTTGGCGGCAGCCTATATCGAGTTTGTGCGTGGTACACCATTAATGATCCAAGTCTTGTTCATGTTCCTTGGTGTAGGGTCAATATTTGGCTGGTCGACAATGACTGCAGGTTTAGTGTCTGTGTCTATGAACTCAGGTGCTTACATTGCGGAGATTATCCGTGGTGGTATTCAATCCGTAGATAAGGGGCAAGCTGAAGCCGCACGTTCGCTTGGACTTGGTTACTGGCAAACGATGCGGAAAGTTATTTTCCCGCAATCTTTAAGATCTATCTGGCCATCACTGGGGAATGAATTCATTACCTTGATTAAGGAATCATCTATTGTATCCACGATTGGGGTAGCAGAATTAACCTTCCAAACACGGGCGGTAACAAGTATTACCTACCAAGCAGTTGTACCATTATTTATCTCTATGATCATTTACTTCATCATGACTTATGCTTTATCACAAGTCTTGAATGTATATGAAAGAAAAATGAATCAAAAATACGCATAA